A genomic region of Eucalyptus grandis isolate ANBG69807.140 chromosome 5, ASM1654582v1, whole genome shotgun sequence contains the following coding sequences:
- the LOC104443489 gene encoding probable methyltransferase PMT15 isoform X1, whose translation MAKTCSCPNPLNYFATRTNKSTLLCLTATSFLCTLSYLAALWRRSGDFSPASPATIFPCKTPVSVAAAAGDPAPPLDFVAHHYWDFRPPPSAAERGPRFPPCGANFSEYTPCEDVARSLRFEREMLVYRERHCPEGGAGGERLRCRVPAPYGYRRPFRWPESRGNAWFANVPHKELTVEKRNQNWVKFEGDRFVFPGGGTMFPKGADKYIEDIGKMINLRDGSIRTALDTGCGVASWGAYLLSRNILAMSFAPRDTHEAQVQFALERGVPALIGVLASNRIPYPSRAFDMAHCSRCLIPWSQYNGLYLIEIDRVLRPGGYWILSGPPINWERHWKGWERTSEDLKAEQTSIETLARSLCWKKLKQKEDIAIWQKPTNHVHCKINRKVFKFPHFCQSQDPDMAWYTKMEACLTPLPDVPDNNIKVVAGGGLVRWPERLMSVPPRISSGSLEGITEKTFIENTAAWKTRVLHYKSLDSQLAELGRYRNLLDMNSYLGGFAAALVDDPVWVMNIVPVEARVNTLGVIYERGLIGTYQSWCEAMSTYPRTYDLIHADSVFTLYRDSRCEMEDILLEMDRILRPEGSIIFRDDVDVLVKIKDAIDGMQYDSKITDHENGPLEREKILLAVKQYWTSPAPESDQ comes from the exons ATGGCCAAGACCTGCTCTTGCCCAAACCCTCTAAACTATTTCGCCACCCGCACCAACAAGTCCACCCTCCTCTGCCTCACCGCCACCTCCTTCCTCTGCACCCTCTCCTACCTCGCCGCCCTCTGGCGCCGCTCCGGCGACTTCTCCCCCGCCTCCCCCGCCACGATCTTCCCATGCAAGACTCCAGTCTCCGTTGCGGCCGCCGCCGGTGACCCCGCTCCTCCGCTCGACTTCGTCGCCCACCACTACTGGGATTTCCGGCCGCCGCCCTCCGCGGCGGAGCGCGGGCCTCGGTTCCCGCCGTGCGGCGCCAACTTCAGCGAGTACACCCCCTGCGAGGACGTGGCGCGGTCGCTGAGGTTCGAGCGGGAGATGCTCGTGTACCGGGAGCGGCACTGCCCCGAGGGGGGCGCCGGCGGGGAGCGGCTCCGGTGCCGCGTGCCGGCGCCGTACGGGTACAGGAGGCCGTTCCGGTGGCCGGAGAGCCGCGGGAACGCGTGGTTCGCGAACGTGCCGCACAAGGAGCTGACGGTGGAGAAGAGGAACCAGAATTGGGTCAAGTTCGAAGGCGACAGGTTCGTGTTTCCCGGCGGCGGGACCATGTTTCCGAAGGGCGCTGATAAGTACATTGAAGATATTGGGAAGATGATAAATCTTAGAGATGGGTCTATAAGAACCGCTCTCGATACTGGCTGTGGG GTGGCGAGCTGGGGCGCTTACTTGTTGTCTCGGAATATCCTGGCGATGTCATTCGCGCCAAGGGACACCCACGAGGCTCAGGTCCAATTTGCCCTCGAGCGTGGTGTCCCTGCGTTGATCGGGGTCCTCGCCTCCAACAGGATTCCTTACCCATCGAGAGCTTTCGATATGGCTCATTGCTCTCGCTGCCTCATACCTTGGAGCCAATACA ATGGACTGTACTTGATCGAGATTGACCGGGTCCTGCGTCCCGGTGGCTACTGGATCCTGTCTGGCCCGCCCATAAACTGGGAAAGGCATTGGAAAGGATGGGAACGAACATCCGAAGATCTTAAGGCGGAACAGACTTCGATTGAGACTTTAGCCCGTAGTCTATGCTGGAAAAAGTTGAAGCAGAAGGAAGACATTGCAATATGGCAAAAACCAACGAACCATGTTCACTGTAAAATCAACCGGAAGGTATTCAAGTTCCCGCATTTCTGCCAGTCACAAGATCCGGATATGGCCTG GTATACAAAAATGGAAGCTTGTTTGACCCCATTGCCTGATGTGCCGGACAACAACATTAAGGTAGTGGCGGGAGGCGGGCTAGTGAGATGGCCTGAGAGGCTAATGTCAGTACCCCCTAGGATTAGCAGCGGCAGTTTGGAAGGAATCACAGAGAAGACGTTTATAGAGAACACTGCCGCATGGAAAACAAGGGTTTTGCATTACAAATCTCTGGACAGTCAGCTGGCCGAGCTTGGCAGGTACCGCAACTTGCTCGACATGAACTCTTACTTGGGAGGATTCGCAGCCGCACTGGTTGATGATCCGGTGTGGGTCATGAACATCGTCCCCGTGGAGGCTCGGGTGAACACTCTCGGAGTCATCTACGAGCGCGGGTTGATTGGGACTTATCAAAGCTG GTGCGAGGCCATGTCTACTTATCCGAGGACTTACGACCTCATTCATGCCGATTCGGTCTTTACCCTCTACAGAGACAG CAGGTGCGAAATGGAAGACATCTTGTTGGAAATGGATAGGATCTTGCGGCCCGAGGGGAGTATCATTTTCCGTGACGACGTGGATGTCTTGGTGAAGATCAAGGACGCCATCGATGGAATGCAATATGATAGCAAGATTACAGACCATGAGAATGGTCCGCTTGAACGAGAGAAAATACTCTTGGCAGTTAAGCAGTACTGGACATCACCAGCTCCTGAGTCAGATCAGTAA
- the LOC104443489 gene encoding probable methyltransferase PMT15 isoform X2: MAKTCSCPNPLNYFATRTNKSTLLCLTATSFLCTLSYLAALWRRSGDFSPASPATIFPCKTPVSVAAAAGDPAPPLDFVAHHYWDFRPPPSAAERGPRFPPCGANFSEYTPCEDVARSLRFEREMLVYRERHCPEGGAGGERLRCRVPAPYGYRRPFRWPESRGNAWFANVPHKELTVEKRNQNWVKFEGDRFVFPGGGTMFPKGADKYIEDIGKMINLRDGSIRTALDTGCGVASWGAYLLSRNILAMSFAPRDTHEAQVQFALERGVPALIGVLASNRIPYPSRAFDMAHCSRCLIPWSQYNGLYLIEIDRVLRPGGYWILSGPPINWERHWKGWERTSEDLKAEQTSIETLARSLCWKKLKQKEDIAIWQKPTNHVHCKINRKVFKFPHFCQSQDPDMAWYTKMEACLTPLPDVPDNNIKVVAGGGLVRWPERLMSVPPRISSGSLEGITEKTFIENTAAWKTRVLHYKSLDSQLAELGRYRNLLDMNSYLGGFAAALVDDPVWVMNIVPVEARVNTLGVIYERGLIGTYQSWCEAMSTYPRTYDLIHADSVFTLYRDRCEMEDILLEMDRILRPEGSIIFRDDVDVLVKIKDAIDGMQYDSKITDHENGPLEREKILLAVKQYWTSPAPESDQ, encoded by the exons ATGGCCAAGACCTGCTCTTGCCCAAACCCTCTAAACTATTTCGCCACCCGCACCAACAAGTCCACCCTCCTCTGCCTCACCGCCACCTCCTTCCTCTGCACCCTCTCCTACCTCGCCGCCCTCTGGCGCCGCTCCGGCGACTTCTCCCCCGCCTCCCCCGCCACGATCTTCCCATGCAAGACTCCAGTCTCCGTTGCGGCCGCCGCCGGTGACCCCGCTCCTCCGCTCGACTTCGTCGCCCACCACTACTGGGATTTCCGGCCGCCGCCCTCCGCGGCGGAGCGCGGGCCTCGGTTCCCGCCGTGCGGCGCCAACTTCAGCGAGTACACCCCCTGCGAGGACGTGGCGCGGTCGCTGAGGTTCGAGCGGGAGATGCTCGTGTACCGGGAGCGGCACTGCCCCGAGGGGGGCGCCGGCGGGGAGCGGCTCCGGTGCCGCGTGCCGGCGCCGTACGGGTACAGGAGGCCGTTCCGGTGGCCGGAGAGCCGCGGGAACGCGTGGTTCGCGAACGTGCCGCACAAGGAGCTGACGGTGGAGAAGAGGAACCAGAATTGGGTCAAGTTCGAAGGCGACAGGTTCGTGTTTCCCGGCGGCGGGACCATGTTTCCGAAGGGCGCTGATAAGTACATTGAAGATATTGGGAAGATGATAAATCTTAGAGATGGGTCTATAAGAACCGCTCTCGATACTGGCTGTGGG GTGGCGAGCTGGGGCGCTTACTTGTTGTCTCGGAATATCCTGGCGATGTCATTCGCGCCAAGGGACACCCACGAGGCTCAGGTCCAATTTGCCCTCGAGCGTGGTGTCCCTGCGTTGATCGGGGTCCTCGCCTCCAACAGGATTCCTTACCCATCGAGAGCTTTCGATATGGCTCATTGCTCTCGCTGCCTCATACCTTGGAGCCAATACA ATGGACTGTACTTGATCGAGATTGACCGGGTCCTGCGTCCCGGTGGCTACTGGATCCTGTCTGGCCCGCCCATAAACTGGGAAAGGCATTGGAAAGGATGGGAACGAACATCCGAAGATCTTAAGGCGGAACAGACTTCGATTGAGACTTTAGCCCGTAGTCTATGCTGGAAAAAGTTGAAGCAGAAGGAAGACATTGCAATATGGCAAAAACCAACGAACCATGTTCACTGTAAAATCAACCGGAAGGTATTCAAGTTCCCGCATTTCTGCCAGTCACAAGATCCGGATATGGCCTG GTATACAAAAATGGAAGCTTGTTTGACCCCATTGCCTGATGTGCCGGACAACAACATTAAGGTAGTGGCGGGAGGCGGGCTAGTGAGATGGCCTGAGAGGCTAATGTCAGTACCCCCTAGGATTAGCAGCGGCAGTTTGGAAGGAATCACAGAGAAGACGTTTATAGAGAACACTGCCGCATGGAAAACAAGGGTTTTGCATTACAAATCTCTGGACAGTCAGCTGGCCGAGCTTGGCAGGTACCGCAACTTGCTCGACATGAACTCTTACTTGGGAGGATTCGCAGCCGCACTGGTTGATGATCCGGTGTGGGTCATGAACATCGTCCCCGTGGAGGCTCGGGTGAACACTCTCGGAGTCATCTACGAGCGCGGGTTGATTGGGACTTATCAAAGCTG GTGCGAGGCCATGTCTACTTATCCGAGGACTTACGACCTCATTCATGCCGATTCGGTCTTTACCCTCTACAGAGACAG GTGCGAAATGGAAGACATCTTGTTGGAAATGGATAGGATCTTGCGGCCCGAGGGGAGTATCATTTTCCGTGACGACGTGGATGTCTTGGTGAAGATCAAGGACGCCATCGATGGAATGCAATATGATAGCAAGATTACAGACCATGAGAATGGTCCGCTTGAACGAGAGAAAATACTCTTGGCAGTTAAGCAGTACTGGACATCACCAGCTCCTGAGTCAGATCAGTAA
- the LOC104443488 gene encoding COP9 signalosome complex subunit 1: MEPEDEIYENGGGEQPPPRSKPIISGEQLDVETYASLYRDRTKVARLLFIADRCDNGAMPLEALRMEALRMAYDEIKKGENTQLFREVVNKIGGMLGDKYEMDAAWCETVDRRAEQKKEKLENELNSYRTNLIKESIRMGYNDFGDFHYAHGALGDAFKSYVRTRDYCTTSKHIISMCMNAILVSIEMGQFTHVTSYVSKAEQSPDALDPITVAKLRCAAGLAHLETKKYKLAARKFLETGPELGSHYNEVIAAQDVATYGGLCALASFDRTELKNKVIDNLNFRNFLELVPEVRELINDFYSSHYASCLEYLGNLKPNLLLDIHLHDHVETLYDQIRHKALIQYTHPFVSVDLRMMANAFKTSVAGLEKELEALITDNQIQARIDSHNKILYARHADQRNATFQRVLQTGSEFDRDVRSMLLRANLIKYDHNLRASRKL, translated from the exons ATGGAACCGGAGGACGAGATCTACGAGAACGGCGGCGGGGAGCAGCCGCCCCCCCGGAGCAAGCCCATCATCAGCGGCGAGCAGCTCGACGTCGAGACCTACGCCAGCCTCTACAGGGACCGCACCAAGGTCGCGCGGCTCCTGTTCATCGCCGACCGCTGCGACAACGGGGCGATGCCGCTGGAGGCGCTGCGGATGGAGGCCCTGCGGATGGCGTACGACGAGATCAAGAAGGGCGAGAACACGCAGCTGTTCCGGGAGGTCGTGAATAAGATCGGGGGCATGCTGGGGGACAAGTACGAGATGGACGCCGCCTGGTGCGAGACCGTCGATCGGAGGGCCgagcagaagaaggagaagctcGAGAACGAGCTCAATTCGTATCGA ACAAATCTGATCAAGGAAAGTATAAGGATGGGTTACAATGACTTTGGTGATTTTCACTATGCTCATGGTGCCCTCGGGGATGCTTTTAAAAGTTATGTCCGTACTCGTGATTACTGCACAACATCAAAGCATATCATTAGCATGTGTATGAATGCAATCTTAGTGAGCATTGAAATGGGTCAGTTCACTCATGTTACAAGCTACGTCAGCAAAGCTGAACAATCTCCAGATGCCCTGGACCCAATAACAGTTGCAAAACTACGATGTGCTGCTGGACTGGCTCATTTGGAGACGAAGAAGTATAAGCTTGCTGCTCGTAAG TTTCTGGAAACTGGTCCCGAGTTGGGGAGTCACTACAATGAAGTCATTGCAGCTCAAGATGTTGCCACATACGGGGGACTCTGTGCTCTTGCAAGTTTTGACCGGACGGAACTGAAG AATAAAGTGATCGACAATCTCAACTTCCGAAATTTTCTGGAGTTGGTCCCAGAAGTGAGGGAGCTTATTAATGATTTCTACTCTAG CCACTACGCTTCATGCTTGGAGTACCTTGGAAACCTCAAACCGAATCTGTTACTTGACATTCACTTGCACGATCATGTGGAGACACTATATGACCAGATCCGGCATAAAGCTCTGATCCAGTATACGCATCCTTTTGTGTCTGTTGATTTGCGTATGATGGCCAATGCTTTCAAAACCAGTGTTGCTGGGCTAGAAAAAGAGCTCGAGGCTTTAATAACTGACAACCAGATACAg GCTAGAATCGACTCTCACAACAAAATCTTGTATGCTCGGCATGCTGATCAAAGGAATGCCACTTTCCAACGGGTCTTGCAGACTGGCAGCGAATTTGATCGAGATGTTAGATCGATGCTTCTAAGAGCGAATCTTATCAAATATGACCACAATCTTAGGGCATCAAGGAAACTTTGA
- the LOC104443487 gene encoding probable pectin methyltransferase QUA3 encodes MGHLSLPASKRSPRQWKLLDLVIAVLLGLVLLFFLLVFTRLGDSLAASGRQSLLLASRDHARLVAAVESGKLYPSHIESCPDDYADHMPCEDPRRNSQLSREMNFYRERHCPPPEGTPLCLVPPPEGYKIPVQWPACLDKIWHSNMPHNKIADRKGHQGWMKAEGPYFIFPGGGTMFPDGAGHYIEKLKQYIPITGGVLRTSLDMGCGVASFGGSLLGEGILTMSFAPRDSHKSQIQFALERGIPAFVAMLGTRRLPFPAFSFDFVHCSRCLIPFTAYNATYFIEVDRLLRPGGYLVISGPPVQWPKQDKEWADLQAVARALCYDLIAVDGNTVIWKKPGGDSCLPNQNEFGLELCDESDDPSSAWYFKLKKCVARTSSVKGDYAVGMIPKWPERLTKVPARARLVKNGVDLFEADTRRWARRVAYYKNSLNLKLGSPAIRNVMDMNAFFGGFAAALISDPVWVMNVVPARKPSTLGVIYDRGLTGVYHDWCEPFSTYPRTYDFIHVAGIELLTKDPSTSKSRCHLVDLMVEMDRILRPEGKVVIRDSPEVIDRISRIADAVRWSATIHEQEPGSHAREKILVATKSFWKLPTSSS; translated from the exons ATGGGCCACCTGAGCCTGCCCGCGTCGAAGCGGAGCCCCCGCCAGTGGAAGCTCCTGGACCTCGTGATCGCCGTCCTCCTCGGCCtcgtcctcctcttcttcctcctcgtctTCACCCGCCTCGGCGACTCCCTCGCCGCCTCCGGCCGCCAGTCCCTCCTCCTCGCCTCCCGCGACCACGCCCgcctcgtcgccgccgtcgagtCCGGCAAGCTCTACCCCAGCCACATCGAGTCCTGCCCCGACGACTACGCCGACCACATGCCCTGCGAGGATCCGCGGCGCAACAGCCAGCTCAGCCGGGAGATGAACTTCTACCGGGAGAGGCACTGCCCGCCGCCCGAGGGGACGCCGCTCTGCTTGGTCCCCCCGCCGGAGGGGTACAAGATCCCGGTGCAGTGGCCGGCCTGCTTGGATAAG ATATGGCACAGCAACATGCCGCATAATAAGATAGCAGACAGGAAAGGCCACCAAGGATGGATGAAAGCAGAGGGTCCTTACTTCATATTCCCGGGGGGCGGCACGATGTTTCCTGATGGAGCTGGAcattacattgaaaaattaaaacagTACATTCCTATAACTGGTGGAGTTCTGAGGACTTCTCTTGACATGGGATGTGGG GTAGCCAGCTTTGGAGGATCTCTGCTTGGTGAAGGAATTCTGACAATGTCGTTTGCTCCGAGAGATTCGCACAAATCGCAAATACAGTTCGCTCTGGAGAGAGGAATACCAGCATTTGTTGCCATGCTTGGCACTCGGAGGCTCCCATTTCCcgccttttcttttgattttgtccATTGCTCCCGCTGTTTGATCCCATTTACAGCATACA ATGCCACATACTTCATTGAAGTGGATCGTTTACTTCGCCCTGGGGGATACCTGGTCATCTCTGGCCCTCCTGTACAGTGGCCTAAGCAGGACAAGGAGTGGGCGGATCTTCAGGCTGTAGCAAGGGCATTGTGTTACGATCTGATTGCTGTGGATGGGAACACTGTGATTTGGAAAAAGCCTGGTGGAGATTCATGTCTTCCCAATCAAAATGAATTTGGGCTTGAACTATGTGATGAATCTGATGATCCAAGTAGTGCATG GTACTTCAAGTTGAAGAAGTGTGTAGCCAGGACAAGTTCAGTGAAGGGGgattatgcagttggaatgatTCCGAAGTGGCCAGAGAGGCTGACAAAAGTTCCTGCACGAGCCAGGCTCGTGAAAAATGGAGTTGACCTATTTGAGGCTGACACCCGACGATGGGCAAGGAGGGTGGCCTACTATAAGAATTCACTGAACTTGAAGCTAGGAAGTCCAGCAATTCGAAATGTAATGGACATGAATGCATTCTTTGGAGGCTTTGCAGCAGCATTAATATCTGATCCTGTTTGGGTAATGAATGTTGTTCCTGCTCGCAAGCCATCAACCCTGGGTGTAATTTATGACAGAGGACTTACTGGAGTATACCATGATTG GTGCGAACCTTTCTCCACTTATCCTCGTACTTATGATTTTATCCATGTCGCTGGCATAGAATTGCTGACAAAAGACCCGAGTACAAGCAAGAGCAG GTGTCACCTTGTGGATTTGATGGTTGAGATGGACCGGATATTGCGACCAGAAGGGAAAGTAGTAATCCGCGATTCACCTGAAGTAATTGATAGAATATCTCGTATAGCCGATGCGGTCAGATGGTCGGCCACCATACACGAGCAGGAGCCTGGCTCCCATGCGAGAGAGAAGATTCTCGTCGCGACCAAGAGTTTCTGGAAGCTTCCCACATCGTCCAGCTGA